Proteins found in one Thermodesulfobacteriota bacterium genomic segment:
- the kdpB gene encoding potassium-transporting ATPase subunit KdpB, translated as MSKHPPQPISLFSAQILRPALVEAFRKLDPRTLWKSPVMLSVEVASCITLITFVLSLLDRVAEPAWFTGLVALWLWMTVLFATFAEALAEGRGKARAASLRKTRTEVMAKRLAQPSFDAAVTQVPAHRLRVDDCILVEPGELIAGDGEVVAGAALVNEAAVTGESAPVVRESGGDRSAVTGGTKVMANAIIVRITANPGETFLDRMISLIEGAKRRKTPNEVALEVLLIALTVVFLLVCANLSPLAISSVRAAGQGTPVSLTMLVALFVCLAPTTIAALLPAIGIAGMDRLFQKNVIALSGRAIEAAGDVNVLLLDKTGTITHGNREAVAFIPVGGHGERQVAEAALLASMTDETPEGRSIVKLATQKYGIKPAPLPPDARSVPFAAETRLSGIDAGGKRFRKGAAESVVAFARQAGGRAVVAGLTDAVDAIARAGATPLAVCCDQEILGVINLKDIIKSGIQERFQQLRSMGIRTVMITGDNPLTAAAIAAEAQVDDFLAQARPEDKLKLIRENQEAGLMVAMTGDGTNDAPALAQADVAVAMSTGTQPAREAANIIDLDSNPTKLLDIVEVGKQILMTRGNLTTFSIANDIAKYFAIVPAALVSIYPELGALNVMGLASPESAILSAVIFNAIVIPLLVPLALKGTKLRPLPAERLLIHNLVVFGLGGIVAPFIGIKAIDLLVGLFV; from the coding sequence ATGAGCAAGCACCCTCCGCAGCCGATCTCCCTGTTCAGCGCCCAGATCCTGCGGCCGGCGCTGGTGGAGGCGTTCCGGAAGCTCGACCCGCGCACCCTGTGGAAGAGTCCGGTGATGCTCTCGGTGGAGGTCGCAAGCTGCATCACCCTCATCACCTTCGTGCTGTCCCTCCTGGACCGGGTGGCCGAGCCGGCCTGGTTCACCGGCCTGGTGGCGCTCTGGCTCTGGATGACCGTGCTCTTCGCCACCTTTGCCGAGGCCCTGGCCGAGGGCCGCGGCAAGGCGCGGGCTGCCTCGCTCCGCAAGACCCGCACCGAGGTCATGGCCAAGCGCCTTGCCCAGCCGTCCTTCGACGCCGCAGTCACCCAGGTGCCGGCCCACCGGCTGCGGGTGGATGACTGCATCCTGGTGGAGCCCGGAGAGCTGATCGCCGGCGACGGCGAGGTGGTGGCCGGCGCGGCGCTGGTGAACGAGGCGGCGGTGACCGGCGAGTCGGCGCCGGTGGTGCGCGAGTCGGGCGGCGACCGCAGCGCGGTCACCGGCGGCACCAAGGTCATGGCCAACGCCATCATCGTGCGCATCACCGCCAACCCTGGCGAGACCTTCCTCGACCGGATGATCTCCCTCATCGAGGGTGCCAAACGGCGCAAGACCCCCAACGAGGTGGCGCTGGAGGTGCTGCTCATCGCCCTCACCGTGGTCTTCCTCCTGGTCTGCGCCAACCTGAGCCCCCTGGCCATCTCCAGCGTCCGGGCAGCCGGCCAGGGGACGCCGGTCTCCTTGACCATGCTCGTGGCCCTGTTCGTCTGCCTGGCGCCCACCACCATCGCGGCCCTTCTGCCGGCCATCGGCATCGCCGGCATGGACCGGCTCTTCCAGAAGAACGTCATCGCCCTCTCCGGCCGGGCCATCGAGGCCGCCGGCGACGTCAATGTGCTGCTGCTCGACAAGACCGGCACCATCACCCACGGCAACCGGGAAGCGGTGGCCTTCATCCCGGTGGGGGGACATGGGGAGCGGCAAGTGGCCGAGGCGGCCCTCCTGGCCTCCATGACCGACGAGACCCCGGAGGGACGGAGCATCGTCAAGCTCGCCACCCAGAAGTACGGGATCAAGCCGGCGCCCCTGCCGCCGGACGCCCGGTCCGTCCCGTTTGCCGCCGAGACCCGGCTGTCCGGCATCGATGCCGGGGGCAAGCGGTTCCGCAAGGGGGCGGCGGAATCGGTGGTGGCCTTTGCCAGGCAGGCAGGAGGACGCGCCGTCGTGGCCGGGCTGACGGACGCGGTGGACGCCATCGCCCGGGCCGGCGCCACCCCGCTCGCGGTCTGCTGCGACCAGGAGATCCTGGGCGTCATCAACCTCAAGGACATCATCAAGAGCGGGATCCAGGAGCGGTTCCAGCAGCTCCGGAGCATGGGGATCAGAACCGTGATGATCACCGGCGACAATCCCCTGACCGCCGCGGCCATCGCCGCCGAGGCCCAGGTGGACGACTTCCTCGCCCAGGCCCGGCCCGAAGACAAGCTCAAGCTCATCCGGGAGAATCAGGAGGCCGGGCTCATGGTGGCCATGACCGGCGACGGCACCAACGACGCCCCGGCCCTGGCCCAGGCGGACGTGGCGGTGGCCATGAGCACCGGCACCCAGCCGGCCCGGGAGGCCGCGAACATCATCGACCTGGACTCGAATCCCACCAAGCTCCTGGACATCGTCGAGGTGGGCAAGCAGATCCTCATGACCCGGGGCAATCTCACCACCTTCAGCATCGCCAACGACATCGCCAAGTACTTCGCGATCGTCCCGGCCGCCCTGGTCTCCATCTATCCGGAGCTGGGGGCGCTCAATGTCATGGGGCTGGCCAGCCCGGAGAGCGCCATCCTCTCCGCCGTCATCTTCAACGCCATCGTCATCCCGCTCCTGGTGCCGCTGGCCCTCAAGGGCACGAAACTCCGGCCCCTGCCGGCGGAAAGGCTGCTCATCCACAACCTCGTGGTCTTCGGCCTGGGCGGCATCGTCGCCCCGTTCATCGGCATCAAGGCCATCGACCTTCTGGTGGGGCTGTTCGTCTGA
- the kdpC gene encoding potassium-transporting ATPase subunit KdpC, producing the protein MQDLKPAILLVLVLTVLCGGIYPALVTGAAQALFPEQAAGSLIRDQRGQVVGSRLIGQPFADPRHFWPRPSATAPFPYNPEASAGSNLGPNNPAYLRLVAARVEALRQAGVTGAIPADLVQASASGLDPHLSVAAALAQVPRVAKARGLSEDAVRQLVTAHTIDRQWGFLGEPRVTVLLLNLALDGRQ; encoded by the coding sequence ATGCAAGACCTCAAGCCAGCCATCCTGCTTGTGCTTGTCCTGACCGTTCTGTGCGGCGGCATCTACCCGGCCCTGGTCACCGGCGCGGCCCAGGCCCTCTTTCCGGAGCAGGCAGCGGGCAGCCTGATCCGGGACCAGCGCGGCCAGGTCGTGGGCTCCCGCCTCATCGGCCAGCCCTTTGCCGATCCGCGCCACTTCTGGCCCCGGCCCTCGGCCACCGCACCCTTCCCGTACAACCCGGAGGCCTCGGCCGGCTCCAACCTGGGCCCCAACAACCCGGCCTACCTCCGGCTGGTGGCGGCGCGGGTGGAGGCCCTGCGGCAGGCAGGCGTCACCGGGGCCATCCCGGCCGATCTCGTCCAGGCCTCGGCCAGCGGCCTCGACCCGCACCTGTCGGTGGCGGCGGCCCTGGCCCAGGTGCCCCGGGTGGCCAAGGCCCGGGGCCTGAGCGAAGACGCCGTCCGGCAGCTGGTGACCGCCCACACCATCGACCGCCAATGGGGCTTTCTCGGCGAGCCCCGGGTGACGGTGCTCCTCTTGAACCTGGCCCTGGACGGCCGCCAATGA
- a CDS encoding sensor histidine kinase KdpD, translating into MNDHDDEHRPSPEALLKLAQAEEAETGQGRLKIFLGYAAGVGKTYAMLAVARQRKSEGRDVVAAYVESHGRPETDALLAGLEVLPKAQVSYQGVLLPELDLDATLARRPQIALVDELAHSNAPGCRHEKRWQDIEELLHAGIDVYTTVNIQHFESLNDLVAQVTGVTVRETVPDSILDRAVEIRLVDISPDELLDRLREGKVYVPAQAAQAMEKFFQPGNLMALRELSLRRAAARVDGQMRAYLETRAIAGPWPTAERLLVCISGSPFSERLMRITRRLADEMKASWHAVYIETPDGGRQARENRERIWRDMRLAESMGAQVATLTATSVPEAVVEYAERHNVTKIVVGKPAKARWRELLRPPIVDQIIRRSGSIDVYVVSISATERTRALAAGRLRRPFPWPRSLAALALVAGATLFAWLAQSVVTPVNLVMVYLLAVVLAAVRLGRRPAALTAFASVLAFDLFFVPPRFALTVADKEYFLTFAGLLTVGLVISSLVAQSRERAESLRAREVQTASLYYLSRDLAVAADTVAILKAVVQHIKESAGAELVIFLAEGERLEVMAVDGAVKLSAKEQAVADWAFRNRQPAGQGTGTLGSADFLYLPLQTAASTLGVLGIRFADAAAFSSQQHRLLLDAFAGQTAMALERVRFSRDAEQAQILQARENLERALLNSISHDLRTPLATITGILGSLHSERARLTERQQGELIATASDEAERLNRFVGNLLDMTRLEAGALKVKEEPADVQDLVGCALAAVDQRLGDRKVEVGLPPDLPLVPMDMGLMTQVLVNLLENSVKYAPPDSAIEITARADEAGLRLELADRGPGVPEYDLKRIFDKFYRIPVPEGAGGTGLGLSICKGVVEAHGGRIRAENRAGGGLRVIIRLPLWTKDGEAEKA; encoded by the coding sequence ATGAACGACCACGACGACGAGCACCGGCCATCGCCGGAGGCCCTGCTCAAGCTGGCCCAGGCCGAAGAGGCCGAGACCGGCCAGGGGAGGCTCAAGATCTTCCTGGGCTATGCGGCCGGGGTGGGCAAGACCTATGCGATGCTGGCGGTGGCCCGGCAGCGCAAGAGTGAGGGCCGGGACGTGGTGGCCGCCTATGTCGAATCCCATGGCCGGCCGGAGACCGACGCCCTCTTGGCCGGCCTGGAGGTCCTGCCCAAGGCGCAGGTGAGCTACCAGGGGGTCCTGCTGCCGGAGCTGGATCTCGACGCCACCCTGGCCCGCCGGCCCCAGATCGCCCTGGTGGACGAGCTGGCCCACTCCAACGCCCCCGGCTGCCGGCACGAGAAGCGCTGGCAGGACATCGAAGAGCTGCTCCATGCCGGGATCGATGTCTACACCACGGTCAACATCCAGCACTTCGAGAGCCTCAATGACCTCGTGGCCCAGGTCACGGGGGTCACGGTCCGGGAGACGGTGCCGGACAGCATCCTCGACCGGGCGGTGGAGATCAGGCTGGTGGATATCTCCCCGGACGAGCTGTTGGACCGCCTCCGGGAGGGCAAGGTCTATGTGCCGGCCCAGGCCGCCCAGGCCATGGAGAAGTTCTTCCAGCCCGGCAACCTCATGGCGCTGCGGGAGCTGTCCTTGCGCCGCGCCGCCGCCCGGGTGGACGGCCAGATGCGGGCCTACCTGGAAACCCGTGCCATCGCCGGTCCCTGGCCCACGGCCGAGCGCCTGCTGGTCTGCATCAGCGGCAGCCCCTTTTCCGAGCGGCTGATGCGCATCACCCGGCGCCTGGCCGACGAGATGAAGGCCTCGTGGCATGCGGTCTACATCGAGACCCCGGACGGCGGCCGCCAGGCCCGGGAGAACCGGGAGCGCATCTGGCGGGACATGCGGCTGGCGGAGAGCATGGGCGCCCAGGTGGCGACCCTCACCGCCACCTCGGTGCCCGAGGCGGTGGTGGAGTATGCCGAGCGGCACAACGTCACCAAGATCGTGGTCGGCAAACCGGCCAAGGCCCGCTGGCGGGAGCTCCTGCGGCCGCCCATCGTCGATCAGATCATCCGCCGGAGCGGCAGCATCGATGTCTACGTGGTGAGCATCAGCGCCACGGAAAGGACGCGGGCCCTGGCCGCCGGACGCCTGCGCCGCCCCTTTCCCTGGCCGCGCTCCCTGGCAGCCCTGGCCCTGGTGGCCGGGGCCACGCTCTTTGCCTGGCTGGCTCAGTCCGTGGTCACGCCGGTCAACCTGGTCATGGTCTATCTTTTGGCCGTGGTCCTGGCCGCGGTCCGGCTGGGCCGGCGGCCAGCCGCCCTCACCGCCTTCGCCAGTGTCCTGGCCTTCGATCTCTTCTTCGTGCCCCCCCGTTTCGCCCTGACCGTGGCGGACAAGGAATACTTCCTCACCTTTGCCGGCCTTCTCACCGTCGGTCTCGTCATCAGCTCCCTGGTCGCCCAGAGCCGGGAGCGCGCCGAATCCCTGCGCGCCCGCGAGGTGCAGACCGCCAGCCTCTACTACCTCTCCCGGGACCTGGCCGTGGCCGCCGACACGGTGGCCATCCTCAAGGCAGTGGTGCAGCACATCAAGGAGAGCGCCGGTGCCGAGCTGGTGATCTTTCTGGCGGAAGGCGAGCGCCTGGAGGTGATGGCCGTGGACGGGGCGGTCAAGCTGTCCGCCAAAGAGCAGGCGGTAGCGGACTGGGCCTTCCGGAACCGCCAGCCGGCGGGCCAGGGCACCGGCACCCTGGGCTCGGCGGATTTCTTGTATCTGCCGCTCCAGACTGCGGCCAGCACCCTGGGCGTTCTGGGCATCCGCTTTGCCGACGCGGCGGCTTTCAGCTCCCAGCAGCACCGGCTGCTCCTGGACGCCTTCGCCGGCCAGACGGCCATGGCCCTGGAGCGGGTTCGCTTCTCCCGGGACGCCGAGCAGGCCCAGATCCTGCAAGCCCGGGAGAACCTGGAGCGGGCGCTTCTGAACTCCATCTCCCATGATCTCCGGACGCCCCTGGCCACCATCACCGGCATCCTGGGCAGCCTGCACAGCGAGCGGGCCAGGCTGACCGAGCGGCAGCAGGGCGAGCTGATCGCCACCGCCAGCGACGAGGCGGAGCGCCTGAACCGCTTTGTCGGCAACCTCTTGGATATGACCCGGCTGGAGGCCGGGGCCCTCAAGGTGAAAGAGGAGCCCGCCGACGTGCAGGACCTTGTCGGCTGCGCCCTGGCGGCTGTGGATCAGCGGCTGGGCGACCGGAAGGTCGAGGTGGGCCTGCCGCCGGATCTGCCGCTGGTGCCCATGGACATGGGGCTCATGACCCAGGTGCTGGTGAATCTCCTGGAGAACAGCGTCAAATATGCCCCGCCGGACAGCGCCATCGAGATCACCGCCCGGGCCGACGAGGCCGGCTTGCGCCTGGAGCTGGCCGACCGGGGTCCTGGGGTGCCCGAGTACGACCTCAAGCGGATCTTCGACAAGTTCTACCGGATTCCGGTGCCCGAAGGCGCCGGCGGCACCGGCCTGGGGCTGTCCATCTGCAAGGGCGTGGTGGAGGCCCACGGCGGCAGGATCCGGGCCGAAAACCGGGCCGGTGGCGGCCTGCGGGTGATCATCCGGCTGCCCCTCTGGACTAAGGACGGCGAGGCAGAAAAGGCATGA
- a CDS encoding response regulator, which translates to MSATSAASPPRILVVDDDRAIQRFLQTVLATSGFVVQVAENGHLALSAAAALRPACILLDLGLPDMDGVEVIRRLREWSRSPIIVLSVREREDDKVGALDAGADDYLTKPFGIGELLARIRVVLRRAVQQAPAPVFRLGQLTVDLARRRVLVHGEAVSLTPTEYELMRLFVTHAGKVLTHRQLLKAIWGASHLEQPHVLRVNVSNLRRKIEADPSRPRLLLTEPGVGYRLRAEE; encoded by the coding sequence ATGAGCGCAACCAGTGCCGCCAGCCCGCCCCGCATCCTGGTGGTGGACGACGACCGGGCCATCCAGCGCTTCCTCCAGACGGTGCTGGCCACGAGCGGCTTTGTCGTGCAGGTGGCGGAGAACGGCCACTTGGCGCTGTCGGCGGCCGCGGCCCTGCGACCGGCCTGCATCCTCCTCGACCTGGGGCTGCCGGACATGGACGGGGTGGAGGTGATCCGGCGGCTGCGGGAGTGGTCGCGGTCGCCGATCATCGTGCTCTCGGTGCGGGAGCGGGAGGACGACAAGGTGGGGGCCCTGGACGCCGGTGCCGACGACTACCTCACCAAGCCCTTCGGCATCGGCGAGCTCTTGGCGCGGATCCGGGTGGTCCTGCGCCGGGCCGTGCAGCAGGCGCCGGCCCCGGTCTTCCGGCTGGGGCAGCTCACCGTCGATCTCGCCCGCCGCCGGGTGCTCGTCCACGGCGAGGCGGTGTCCCTCACCCCCACGGAGTACGAGCTGATGCGGCTCTTCGTCACCCATGCCGGCAAGGTCCTGACCCACCGGCAGCTGCTGAAGGCCATCTGGGGGGCCTCCCACCTGGAGCAGCCCCACGTGCTGCGGGTGAACGTCAGCAACCTCCGCCGCAAGATCGAGGCCGACCCCTCCCGGCCCCGCCTCCTCCTCACCGAGCCCGGGGTGGGCTACCGGCTGCGGGCCGAGGAGTGA
- the moaA gene encoding GTP 3',8-cyclase MoaA, which translates to MSLTDRHGRRINYLRLSVTDRCNLACRYCRPERRARVPGPLLDLAAGLRLVRTAVGLGFQKVRITGGEPLLRPGILPFLAKVAAIPGLDALVLTTNGTLLADFARDLRQAGVQRLNISLDSLDPATFRTLTGGGELERVLAGVAAAEAAGFASVKLNTVVMRGVNEEEVADLAALTIERPLIVRFIELMPVAGCRDWERLVVPGAEILARLRQRFPVLAEEASDLSGPARPFRIPGARGALGLITAMSCGFCETCNRIRVDAAGRARGCLFANQTFDLAPFLGPGQEAELAEAIRGIVLAKPDRRPPLAEDSGRIAASMQAIGG; encoded by the coding sequence ATGTCCCTGACCGACCGCCATGGCCGGCGGATCAACTACCTGCGGCTGTCGGTGACCGACCGCTGCAACCTGGCATGCCGCTATTGCCGGCCGGAGCGCCGGGCCAGGGTGCCGGGGCCGCTGCTGGATCTTGCGGCGGGCTTGCGGCTGGTGCGCACTGCGGTGGGCCTGGGGTTCCAGAAGGTGCGCATCACCGGCGGCGAGCCGCTCCTGCGGCCGGGCATCCTGCCGTTTCTGGCCAAGGTGGCGGCCATTCCGGGCCTCGATGCCCTGGTGCTGACCACCAACGGCACCCTGTTGGCCGACTTTGCCCGGGATCTGCGGCAGGCCGGGGTGCAGCGCCTCAACATCAGCCTGGACAGCCTGGACCCGGCAACCTTCCGCACCCTCACCGGCGGTGGCGAACTGGAACGGGTCCTGGCCGGTGTCGCTGCCGCCGAGGCCGCCGGCTTTGCCTCGGTGAAGCTCAACACCGTGGTGATGCGGGGCGTGAACGAAGAGGAGGTGGCGGACCTGGCGGCGCTCACCATCGAGCGGCCGCTCATCGTCCGCTTCATCGAGCTGATGCCGGTGGCCGGCTGCCGGGACTGGGAGCGGCTGGTGGTGCCGGGCGCTGAGATCCTGGCCCGGCTCCGGCAGCGCTTCCCGGTGCTGGCCGAGGAGGCCAGCGATCTCTCCGGTCCGGCGCGGCCCTTCCGGATCCCGGGGGCCAGGGGCGCTTTGGGCCTCATCACCGCCATGAGCTGCGGCTTCTGCGAGACCTGCAACCGCATCCGGGTGGACGCCGCCGGCCGTGCCCGGGGCTGCCTTTTTGCCAACCAGACCTTCGATCTCGCGCCCTTCCTGGGTCCCGGCCAGGAGGCGGAGTTGGCCGAGGCGATTCGCGGGATCGTCCTGGCCAAGCCCGACCGCCGCCCGCCCCTGGCCGAGGACTCCGGCCGCATCGCCGCATCCATGCAGGCCATCGGCGGCTGA
- the fdhD gene encoding formate dehydrogenase accessory sulfurtransferase FdhD — translation MAADRAGRQEEEGAVLLWQDGRLVPDDHQPVREFPLTLRVNGQELATLVASPHDPEALVVGFLRTQGLVRERAEIRQLEICQAFGLADIILTRPVPEGLSPVLTSGCGSGLVFHLPGVEGEAVPVAGGPVRPADLFALMAALGRHAEGYRAHGGIHSAGVGRGDRLLLWAEDIGRHNTLDRLAGAALLAGEDLAGATLVASGRVSSEMLAKAYTLGISCLASRTSPTDLAVAAARRLGITLIGYLRGRRFTVYSHAERLLAAPAPALLDEVTGVILAGGASRRMGRDKAFLPLAGEPLVAQVHRTLAGIFRHLVLVTNTPERFAFLGCPLAGDFRPGLGALAGIQAALAASPTERIFVAACDMPALNPALIRALCAWSQEAAVVVPEGTEGLEPLHAVYSRRALPAIAAALAGGERRVQSFFPRVTVAVMPRQEVARLDPGFASFRNLNTPADYLALPGADPGALADDLPCP, via the coding sequence ATGGCGGCAGACCGGGCAGGGCGGCAGGAAGAGGAAGGGGCGGTGCTGCTGTGGCAGGACGGCAGGCTCGTGCCGGACGACCACCAGCCGGTGCGGGAATTCCCTCTCACCTTGCGGGTCAACGGCCAGGAGCTGGCGACCCTGGTGGCCTCGCCCCACGATCCGGAGGCCCTGGTGGTGGGCTTTCTGCGCACCCAGGGCCTGGTGCGGGAGCGGGCCGAGATCCGGCAGCTTGAGATCTGCCAGGCCTTTGGCCTCGCCGATATCATCCTGACGCGGCCGGTGCCGGAGGGCCTTTCCCCGGTCCTCACCTCGGGCTGCGGCAGCGGCCTGGTCTTTCACCTGCCCGGGGTGGAAGGCGAGGCGGTGCCGGTGGCCGGCGGGCCGGTGCGGCCGGCGGACCTTTTTGCCCTCATGGCCGCGCTGGGCCGGCACGCCGAGGGCTACCGGGCCCACGGCGGCATCCACTCCGCCGGGGTGGGCCGGGGCGACCGGCTCCTGCTCTGGGCCGAGGATATCGGCCGCCACAACACCCTGGACCGCCTGGCCGGCGCCGCCCTCCTGGCCGGGGAGGATCTTGCCGGCGCCACCCTGGTGGCCTCCGGCCGGGTCTCCTCGGAGATGCTGGCCAAGGCCTATACCCTGGGCATCTCCTGCCTGGCCTCCCGCACCTCGCCCACCGACCTGGCGGTGGCTGCGGCCCGGCGCCTGGGCATCACCCTCATTGGCTATCTTCGGGGCCGGCGCTTCACCGTCTACAGCCATGCCGAGCGGCTCCTGGCGGCGCCGGCCCCCGCCTTGCTGGACGAGGTCACCGGCGTCATCCTCGCCGGCGGCGCCTCCCGCCGCATGGGCCGGGACAAGGCCTTCCTGCCCCTGGCCGGCGAGCCGCTGGTGGCACAAGTCCACCGGACCCTGGCCGGCATCTTCCGGCACCTGGTGCTGGTCACCAACACCCCGGAGCGCTTCGCCTTCCTGGGCTGCCCGTTGGCCGGCGACTTCCGGCCCGGCCTGGGCGCCCTGGCCGGGATCCAGGCGGCGCTGGCTGCCAGCCCCACTGAGCGGATCTTCGTGGCCGCCTGCGACATGCCGGCCCTGAACCCAGCCCTCATCCGGGCACTGTGCGCCTGGAGCCAGGAGGCGGCAGTGGTGGTCCCCGAGGGCACGGAGGGCCTGGAGCCCCTCCACGCCGTCTACAGCCGGCGGGCACTGCCGGCCATCGCCGCTGCTCTGGCCGGAGGCGAGCGCCGGGTGCAGTCCTTCTTCCCCCGGGTGACGGTGGCGGTCATGCCCCGGCAGGAGGTGGCCCGCCTGGATCCGGGCTTCGCTTCCTTCCGCAACCTGAACACCCCGGCAGACTACCTGGCCCTGCCCGGGGCAGACCCTGGCGCCTTGGCGGACGACCTCCCATGTCCCTGA